The DNA window GCCCATCGGTAATGCATCGTGATGTTGTTGACCAGCACTCGGCCGTGCGCCCACTGGTCCCATTCTGgaactgcggctgctgctgcggatgCGATGAAGGCGGTTGCTAATGAAGCGGCGAACAGCATTTTGGCTCTGTTGAATATCTCACTTGGATCCTAGATGATTGGATAAGTGTGTGTATGATGAAGTAAATCGCAAATGGTCATCTCTGCATCTTATATTAGCTGCATCGTCGTTTACTCAACAGCCATTGCCGTTTGTTTCTCTCATTCTCGCAGTTCATTGTTTCTACAAACAGCAATACCAAAATTGGACATTTCCTCGTCCTGGCCTAGTTGCTGCAGGTTCCATATGACTGGATAGGGATTTAAAGCTGTTATTAATACGTCTAGGCAATTCATCTATGTAAGCGTCCGTCGGGCTAATGCAGGGCCTTTTGGCAGGCTGGAGTATAGGTGGATGGAATTAGGTAGCTAAACGAATAGCGGCACTTGGACAATTCTAACGGCATTCGTGACGGGTACGTGAGGCTCCTATACAGGGAATGATGCGGTTGTATTCCAAATGCCAGATGCAGGTACCGTTTGGCATGGCTTTCGATGACCAATACTGATTCCTCTTTGGTGTTCTATTTGTGTCTGGAGCTGTGGCAGCGTGCTGAGTTGGGAAGTTGCTTACAAAAGTGCGATGCTATAACCATATTGGGCCCGATACGTGATTGGGCCTTGAGTATTGGTCATGTTTATAGAGAGACATTCATTGACAAGATTCTGGATTGTACTTTATGGACTACGGGCAAACACTACAGAAGCACGATTTTCGGTGTCCTCGGGACTCAGTTTCGCGGTTAATTTACAAATAGTGGGAGGACACCTGTAAGAGCTATTTGGCTGGGCGCGCTGCAAGCTACTTACTGGTGATGTCCCTAGCGAGAAGAGGACGCAAATATCTAGGGGGTCATCACTTATTCCGGATCTATTTCATGGTGTCCGCTGTGTTGGGGTAATCAAGTCTCTTTAAGCCGACCGGCGTCAACGGCGTGACGAAAATACGAGGGACGACTGTTTATCCTTTCATGAACACCGGCTTGAACGAGACTGGCACTAGCAATCTTCTGAGCCGAGCCAGGTTGAACCTGAGATGATGTTTATAATTGCATTTTGGTCCTAGCTTAAACAATTATCCCAATGCCTTTTCACCATTTTCTCCTCATCCGGGATTCTATATAATCCAAGGGACTGGGCGCGATATGACGTTTCTGCATCTTTATACTGGGCCCCAATGTCACTACagccaaagaggcaaaaagatgACGGCTCAGAAATACGCGTAACCGACGCAGCTCGATCTGGAACTTGACGGATCAAGGTCACGTTTGGTGCTATGATGGCGATTATCATGcatatatatagatatatatGTACTGTATTATGACAGCTGATCTGCCGGATCTAAAGGTAGCCAAATAGGCTTAATCGGCCGCACAGATCAGCCGTGTGGCAGATCGATATCGCTGTCACCTTTTGCATGTAGATTTGTCGCGTTTGAGACAGACTTGTCTTTGCTCCCCAGGTTTTGACAATCTTTTATAGTGAAGTACGAGCCTACGAGTCGGTATAAATGGGGGTATATTATACGTACTACGCTTGACGTTTACTGGGATATCCACCATAAGCACGTCAATCGATCCCTTGTCGCTAACAAACCGGGCGCCACATTTGTACAAGGCCATGCTGCCTAGCAGCTTACACGTAGTTAGCTATGTACAAAACTAGATCACTGACAATAATGATAATCGCGCAATAAGTGAGTGAGCTGAATCGCTACGCAAACGTCAaaattaaagtaaaactGATATCAGGCCTAGGCTAGTTAAGCTATTGTAACTCAAATCTCTCATCCCTCACAACATATATCTCCATGTCAATGCCTTGTCTCCTTTACTAGACAGCTCCTCAGCAGAATATTGATCCAACTCGCCTTGAGCCACCTTGGCCTCACGCTTTCTGTTGATTTGAATGTATGAAAAGACCAAAACGAGGGCAGCAATGATTCCAGCGCCGATGAAGCCAAGCTCCAGTGCGTGGCCGAGGATATAGCGAGGGCCGTCTTTTTGTCGGTAGAAgttggctgccatggcctattttattattattaacaCAACCCGGAACGAAGCTGAGAATACAAGAACTTACTCCGCCAAGGTTTCCGATACCAATCTGCATCGCCATACCGGCGCTTCTCTTGTAGCTGCCAGACAAGTTGTTTGCCAGCCAGGAAATGACTCCCGGGAAGGCTGGATAGATGGCACAGGCTGTGATGAAGACACCGCCGTAGACTACCTTGGGATTGCTGGTTGAAATACACCTGAACAAGGAAATAGTGGTTAGAATGACGGACATGAAGCTGGTAGGAGTGGGGAGAAAAGCCTACATGGAGAAGCCAACAATCAGGACACAGTAAAGACTAATGATGAAAGGGCTTCGCTTTCCAACGCGATCCGAAACGTATGCCACGATGACGGCGAGAATAGCAGCCGTGATGTAAATGGGAACCGTCATGAGCTGGGCCTTGTTCGCCGTGTATCCGAGATTCTTGATGATGGTAGGGAGAAACAGGCTGATTCCGTACAAGGGACAAACAACCTGCCAAATGTCAGAACCGAActgaaggaagagaggagtTGGTCACTTACGCCCCAATacatgatgatgctgaccCAAATTTGCCAGTCTTTAAAAGCACTCCAGACATACTTCCATTTGAAGTCTTCAGCCTGGGCAACCTGCACCTGGTCCGTGTCGATATTTCCTGCTTGGGCCTGGTACTTGAGACGGAATACCACAAAggctttctcctcttcagtGAGGAATGTAGCCGTCTCTGGAAAGTCTTGTAGGATGAAAAAGGCCAGCACCGCTGCCACGACTGTCGCGATTCCTTCGAGGATGAagatccagcgccagcccTCCAGTCCAGCGGTTCCATccatcttggcaatggcaaaggctAGGAGTCCGCTGAAAGCACCGGCAATGgaggctgctgagaagaaCAGGGCTTGTCGGAATTGGATCTCATGACGGCAATACCACATGGTTAGATAGTACTAGAATTCATCAGTCGAGGTAGAGTTTGAAGAGAGAGTTACTGAGACATACAGCAACACCTGGAAACAGGCCTGCTTCGGTGACACCCAGGAAAATGCGGGCGACGAGAAGACCGTGATAGTTGCGAACGATGCCCATTAGAGTCATCACTGTGCCCCAGGCAACCATGATGGTGGGAAGCCAGACACTGGGACGAAGCTTCTTGAGGAGCAGATTGGAGGGCACCTCGAACGCTGCAtaggtgaagaagaagacagtCAGACACCAGTTGTATTGGTCGGGTGACAAATTGAGATCCTCTTGGAGGCCCTCGATTTTTGCGTTGCCAATGTTTCCTCCTATACATGCAGCGTCAGCGTAACGTTGAGAATGGAGATTTCGTTGTGCCTACGGTCTAGGAATGAGAGAAGATAGAGGAGTGCGAGCATAGGGATCAACCGAAGATCCATCTACAGCGCCTAGTCAGCAACATCGACTGTGTAGGTTTAGAATAAACGTACCTTGCGaagaatcttcttctcgtccagATGGGAGAAAGACTCTAGAGTAGTGCCTGGAACAGCTCTGATGCCTTTGCCGTCGTAAAATTCACCTTTACCGCTTCGATCAGAAGCATTGACTGTCTCTGCCTCCATCACGTCGACTTTCTCAGTGGGAGAATTGTATGACGCCATGATGTTGAGAGGAGCGACAATGCTCCTTCTGTAGATGTGTTTGTTAGAGGACGGTAAGATGATGAGGTCAAGGTTCAAGTCTCAGAGCTCAATAAACGAGAAGCTTGAGAAACCTGGAGACCTTTTGAAAGCAACATGCAGGGGCCATCAGGAGGTTGAAATATACTTGTTCCCACGCCATATCCTCGGTCAACAGCACCAGTGGCTTGGCGAGCCGGAAACGCTCCGGGGTGCACTTGGACGAATCAAAACGCCATTATCTGGGGAAACAAGGTGCAGAATCTGGGGAAAACGGGCCTAGTTGCATCCCCCGCACTTTGCTGGACAAACTATTGTCTGCAAGGGGAAAGATGACTGAGTGTGGGTGTTGAGCTGAGATAAagagagatgatgctgataaCCATCGGATCCGACATTGTGAAGATGGGTTATCAGTAGATAGTATTGGTAGGCGTGGAAGACATACGATACTCGAGTCATGCATAGTTGAGTCATGCATAGGCGACATTGCACTGACTGTAGCTTAACGCCATCGGTTCCGATGATCCCTGCTTACAGCAACTGAGTCTTGAAGCGATTGGCCGGCAGTAAGATTCGGCTGCATCTAGTTGCCACTTTCAGAGATAGGCAGATGGTTTCTGTAGTCTATTCTCAACCTACTCCGCAACCAAGACTTGGCGTCGTTTCTCCTCTCGCTTTCATCTGCCAAGCACGTTGTCGTTCTAGAATACCCCAGATCTCCCCAATTTTTCCCATCCATCGTGTTTACCCCGCATCTGGGCGTGGCAACTAGGATAGGAGCAGAGACGGATCCGATGAGGTTCTCTGGAACATGTCACAACCAACTTCTCTTCACCCTCATTAATATCCAGTCGGATCCGATCCTTGTGACGCTGCAAGTCTCGGTTGCTTCCATACACTCACAACAACGCAGTCTCGGATCATGCAGAATCGCGTCGTCACCCGTCGTACCCAGTTTTCTAGTTGTGATGAGTGCCGCAGATCACGCGTCGCATGCGATTCCCAGAGCCGTCGCGGTGCTGCGGGCAAAGCCTCTGCTCCCTGTACGCGCTGTCGGAATCGAGATAGAGCCTGCACGTTCAAAGTGAGATCAAGACCAAACTCCCAAGAGGCAATGGACCTGACCATCAGTTACAGTGGATCCAAGATGCCAAAGCAGGAGCTTCGACAAGACATGCAGCTACTCCGTCAAAGGCGCCTGGTCGACGTAAGCGAGACTCTCGTCTTCAGCTTGATCAAATACTAGTTGAAGAGCCAGCTACTGCACCCACGCCGGAGGCATCTCCTGTCAATAGCTACGGATCTACGCAAAACTCACGACATGAGTCCTTGGAAGAGATTATGCCGGAGcgtgcctctgcctctccagACTCGGAGACGCATCCACTGAGAAACTCTCGCTCTGAATGGGAGTGGCTTCAGACTCTGTATAGACAAAACTTTGAAGTCGTTTTCGGGTCTTGGATGGGCCGTTATAGCTGTCCTTTCTTGTAAGTCCACAATACCATTCTCCTCCCCGAGGCACCTTGGCTCACTGCAAAAGATTTGGACAAGATGACCTCGCCGAGCGGTATATCAGTATATCAGATTTATGCTGTTACCTCGACAGATATATGGCGGAGACGTCCAAAGGGAGCCAAGGCTCATCTCGGGAACACCAGCGggacaagaaaagagacgacTTGATTACACAATCCTTGCGTGATACAATTGCTGCGTTTGCAGTTAGATGGCTACCAATCACCTCTTCAGATGGCCTCGATACCTCGCACCGGATCCAGACCATGTGGCGACAGGCCCGAAGGGACATGCTGAGAATCATCAACCGTCCCTCGTATCGATCGATGCTGTCCCTCTTTTTATTTGCCTTGACTCCCATTCCAATGGGCATATccgaagacgaggaggcggATGGTGTCTCTGGACAGGTTTGCATCCACGCAGCTTTGCAGCAAGTTCAGTCTCTTCGAGCCCGACATAGGAATCTCCAATTCAGCGGCTCAAAAGTGACTCCGTCATCGAGCTCAATCCCGATGAGTTCTGCTCCAGAATCGGCCGACACTTCGAGCTTCATCAATGCGGAAAACATTGCCTACTGGGCAGCAATCACATTCGACACATCGGCATCTCTGACGCTCAATTGCAGGCCGCTCCTCTCATCGGGGCTCTTTGGCTTTGAGTCTGAGTTTACATGGAAACTTGTGCGGACCTGCTTGAACGTGTTTAATGAATCTTCAAAGAGTTGGTGTCAGGGCAGTGCTGAGATGACGGATGAAAGGGCCAACGAAATTATTGCGGCCGCTGCTTGCTGGAAGCTGATGGGTTGGAAACTGGCTGCTAATTTTAAAGAAGCTCTTCGGGATGGTCATGATGAGTCCGAGGTTCGAAAGGCGCTCTCGTATGTTAGCAATTCCTGGAAGGAGTTTGATGCTACTTTTCGGCCTTTTCTTGATGAATGCTACAAGCGGATGCAGTTTCTTGGGCAGCAAACAAAGCTTCGTTGGTGTGAGTATCTTTTACCTAACCATGTAACAATTCCTTCTGACGTTGACATAACCAGTCTCTCTTATGCTTCACTCTCACTTGAGTATATTGATGGTACTGGATACGATAGAAGTCGCAGATCGGTATGACCTGCTCGCTGATCTCAAAGACGCCAGCATTGAAGCAGAGAATACAGTCATGAATGCACTGGCGTTTGGTCTTCATAATACCATCACCTTGAGACGGACCATCGACTCACCTTGTGGAAGTGAAACGATACGCAGTGTTACATTTACTGTTCCGCTTCTTGCCTTTGACCCTTATCCGCATCATATAGTCGCTTCGGTGCAACTTATGCGGAAAGCCATTGATCGGGACTAtaggaataaaaatattacCCAAGATCTGTACGATAGTTTGAACGCAACTCTGGAATCTGCGTTGAAACACCTTCCCCAGAGCTCAAAGTCAATCCAGGCAGCTCGACAAAAGTTTTCGGCAGCGCCTGATGATGAGATACTCGAGGATACTCAAGTTCCGTATAGGGAGTTGCCGGCGCTGTTACACGGCTAGAGCGATGTCGATATTAGGTTCATTATATTAATACAATTAATAAACGTACACGATAAAACAGTTGTTCTATCTATCTTGAAGACTGACTCCTCG is part of the Trichoderma atroviride chromosome 1, complete sequence genome and encodes:
- a CDS encoding uncharacterized protein (EggNog:ENOG41~TransMembrane:12 (i61-79o99-122i129-148o154-178i190-210o222-244i302-327o339-358i370-387o393-415i427-446o458-480i)), yielding MASYNSPTEKVDVMEAETVNASDRSGKGEFYDGKGIRAVPGTTLESFSHLDEKKILRKMDLRLIPMLALLYLLSFLDRGNIGNAKIEGLQEDLNLSPDQYNWCLTVFFFTYAAFEVPSNLLLKKLRPSVWLPTIMVAWGTVMTLMGIVRNYHGLLVARIFLGVTEAGLFPGVAYYLTMWYCRHEIQFRQALFFSAASIAGAFSGLLAFAIAKMDGTAGLEGWRWIFILEGIATVVAAVLAFFILQDFPETATFLTEEEKAFVVFRLKYQAQAGNIDTDQVQVAQAEDFKWKYVWSAFKDWQIWVSIIMYWGVVCPLYGISLFLPTIIKNLGYTANKAQLMTVPIYITAAILAVIVAYVSDRVGKRSPFIISLYCVLIVGFSMCISTSNPKVVYGGVFITACAIYPAFPGVISWLANNLSGSYKRSAGMAMQIGIGNLGGAMAANFYRQKDGPRYILGHALELGFIGAGIIAALVLVFSYIQINRKREAKVAQGELDQYSAEELSSKGDKALTWRYML
- a CDS encoding uncharacterized protein (EggNog:ENOG41~TransMembrane:1 (i268-288o)); protein product: MQNRVVTRRTQFSSCDECRRSRVACDSQSRRGAAGKASAPCTRCRNRDRACTFKWIQDAKAGASTRHAATPSKAPGRRKRDSRLQLDQILVEEPATAPTPEASPVNSYGSTQNSRHESLEEIMPERASASPDSETHPLRNSRSEWEWLQTLYRQNFEVVFGSWMGRYSCPFLFGQDDLAERYISISDLCCYLDRYMAETSKGSQGSSREHQRDKKRDDLITQSLRDTIAAFAVRWLPITSSDGLDTSHRIQTMWRQARRDMLRIINRPSYRSMLSLFLFALTPIPMGISEDEEADGVSGQVCIHAALQQVQSLRARHRNLQFSGSKVTPSSSSIPMSSAPESADTSSFINAENIAYWAAITFDTSASLTLNCRPLLSSGLFGFESEFTWKLVRTCLNVFNESSKSWCQGSAEMTDERANEIIAAAACWKLMGWKLAANFKEALRDGHDESEVRKALSYVSNSWKEFDATFRPFLDECYKRMQFLGQQTKLRWFSLMLHSHLSILMVLDTIEVADRYDLLADLKDASIEAENTVMNALAFGLHNTITLRRTIDSPCGSETIRSVTFTVPLLAFDPYPHHIVASVQLMRKAIDRDYRNKNITQDLYDSLNATLESALKHLPQSSKSIQAARQKFSAAPDDEILEDTQVPYRELPALLHG